In Paenibacillus sonchi, a single genomic region encodes these proteins:
- the pdhA gene encoding pyruvate dehydrogenase (acetyl-transferring) E1 component subunit alpha yields MTKVPYEVYTEDVEALSVLSPDGEVINKDKMPALTDDQLKEIMYRMVFTRTWDDRAVNLGRQGRLGFYAPVSGQEATMIGSEFALQKEDFVCPGYRDIPQLVWHGLPLYQAFLYSRGHQHGGQIPEGVNVLMPQIIIGAQILHATGIAMGFKLKKQQNVAITYTGDGGSSEGDFYEGLNYAGRFKLPVIFFVQNNGYAITTPFAKQTAAKSIAHKAVAAGIPGIKVDGMDVFAVISAVQEAAERARKGEGATLIEAVTYRFRPHSLSDDASKYRSKEEEGQWNEKDPIARLAKYLEKKGLWTEEDTLRVREEAKATVNEQIKKAEQTEKMTVPGLIDSMFEVTPKHLEEQKADFE; encoded by the coding sequence ATGACTAAAGTTCCTTACGAAGTGTACACAGAGGACGTGGAGGCCCTTTCGGTGCTTTCCCCCGACGGAGAAGTTATCAATAAGGATAAAATGCCTGCACTTACCGACGATCAATTGAAAGAAATCATGTATCGTATGGTGTTTACCCGGACTTGGGATGACCGCGCCGTGAATCTGGGCCGTCAAGGCCGCCTTGGTTTCTATGCGCCGGTGTCCGGCCAGGAAGCCACTATGATCGGCAGTGAATTCGCGCTTCAGAAGGAAGATTTTGTCTGCCCGGGTTACCGTGATATTCCACAGCTGGTGTGGCATGGACTTCCATTATACCAGGCTTTCCTATATTCACGCGGCCATCAGCATGGCGGACAGATTCCTGAAGGTGTAAATGTGCTTATGCCGCAGATTATCATCGGTGCGCAGATTTTGCACGCTACAGGGATTGCAATGGGCTTCAAGCTGAAGAAGCAGCAGAATGTTGCCATCACCTACACTGGTGACGGCGGTTCCTCCGAAGGCGACTTCTACGAAGGCCTGAACTATGCCGGACGCTTCAAACTGCCGGTAATCTTCTTCGTACAAAACAATGGCTATGCCATTACTACACCGTTCGCGAAACAGACCGCTGCCAAGTCGATCGCCCACAAAGCGGTTGCAGCAGGTATTCCCGGCATCAAGGTTGACGGCATGGACGTTTTCGCTGTTATCTCTGCTGTTCAAGAAGCTGCAGAACGCGCCCGCAAAGGTGAAGGCGCTACGCTGATTGAAGCTGTAACTTACCGTTTCCGTCCGCATTCCCTGTCCGATGACGCCAGCAAATACCGTTCTAAGGAAGAAGAAGGCCAGTGGAACGAGAAGGACCCGATTGCCCGTCTTGCCAAGTATTTGGAGAAGAAGGGCCTCTGGACCGAGGAAGACACGCTGCGTGTCAGAGAAGAAGCGAAGGCTACTGTAAACGAGCAGATCAAGAAAGCAGAGCAAACCGAAAAAATGACCGTTCCCGGCTTGATCGACAGCATGTTTGAGGTAACTCCGAAACATCTGGAAGAACAAAAAGCCGATTTTGAATAA
- a CDS encoding alpha/beta hydrolase → MSEPVFLKRTIVKQTVWSEHLQEERKLRIYLPPGYNEVLSYPVIYCQDGEEFFNFGRIATLAGQLILEQDIEPFIIVGVEVNVAVRTQEYAPFGNRFKQYLSCFAEEIIPFIEHNYPVRRTREERIIAGDSLGGSVSLHLALAYPSLFSRVLSLSGAYYPQTREILAQEEDLSWLDINMVVGLQETEYTTDTGVYDFVQMNRDTRSLLESRGATVSYREKDGRHLWGFWQKELPESLLYFLNK, encoded by the coding sequence ATGAGCGAGCCTGTTTTTCTGAAACGTACAATTGTGAAACAAACTGTGTGGAGCGAGCATCTCCAGGAAGAGCGCAAACTGCGCATCTATCTTCCGCCCGGTTATAATGAGGTTCTGAGTTATCCTGTGATCTACTGCCAGGACGGGGAAGAATTTTTCAACTTCGGCCGGATCGCAACCCTTGCCGGCCAACTGATCCTGGAGCAGGATATTGAACCCTTCATTATAGTAGGCGTTGAAGTGAATGTAGCTGTGCGCACTCAAGAATACGCCCCCTTCGGGAACCGGTTCAAGCAGTACCTTTCATGCTTTGCCGAAGAGATTATTCCCTTCATTGAACATAATTATCCGGTCCGCCGCACACGGGAGGAACGGATTATCGCAGGGGATTCGCTTGGCGGCAGTGTCTCGCTGCATCTCGCGTTGGCCTACCCCAGCCTGTTCAGCCGTGTACTGAGCCTTTCTGGCGCCTATTATCCGCAGACACGCGAAATCCTTGCACAGGAAGAAGACCTCTCCTGGCTGGATATCAACATGGTGGTTGGACTGCAGGAAACCGAATATACCACCGATACGGGCGTCTACGATTTTGTGCAGATGAACCGGGATACCAGGTCTCTGCTGGAGTCACGCGGGGCAACCGTTTCTTACCGGGAGAAAGACGGCCGCCATCTCTGGGGATTCTGGCAGAAGGAGCTGCCGGAATCGCTACTCTATTTCTTAAACAAATAA
- a CDS encoding thiamine diphosphokinase has translation MPTKRVVIFAGGDLSAEYLSLLDEEDFVIGADRGALFLITHGVEPDIAVGDFDSVPPEALHQIEAGSKKTITCDPVDKDLTDSEMALDLALGTQPESILLFGVTGTRIDHTLASIQMMTRALQRQVHCSVMDTHNYITLTGSHTEIHDLGYTYVSLLPLTPEVTGITLEGFQYPLTGATLKLGQSLGVSNILTAERGTVSIESGLLLIIQSKD, from the coding sequence ATGCCAACCAAACGGGTTGTTATTTTTGCCGGGGGAGATCTGTCGGCGGAGTACTTGTCGCTATTAGATGAAGAGGATTTTGTAATCGGAGCAGACCGGGGAGCATTATTCCTGATTACGCATGGGGTTGAGCCGGATATTGCAGTGGGTGATTTCGATTCCGTCCCCCCGGAGGCTCTTCACCAGATCGAGGCGGGAAGTAAAAAAACCATCACATGCGATCCCGTTGACAAGGATTTAACAGATAGTGAAATGGCGCTGGATCTGGCACTCGGAACCCAGCCGGAATCCATACTGCTGTTCGGAGTGACGGGAACACGGATTGACCACACCCTCGCCAGTATTCAAATGATGACAAGAGCGCTGCAGCGCCAGGTACACTGCTCGGTGATGGATACACATAACTACATTACACTGACCGGCTCCCACACAGAGATTCATGACTTGGGATATACCTATGTTTCCCTGCTGCCGCTGACACCCGAAGTGACTGGTATTACGCTTGAAGGCTTTCAATATCCGCTGACAGGTGCCACTCTGAAACTGGGGCAATCTCTGGGCGTGAGCAACATTCTGACGGCAGAACGCGGAACGGTCTCTATCGAAAGCGGACTGCTCCTGATTATTCAAAGCAAGGATTGA
- the lpdA gene encoding dihydrolipoyl dehydrogenase has protein sequence MVVGDASIEIDTLVIGAGPGGYVAAIRAAQLGQKVLIVDKSELGGVCLNRGCIPSKALISAAHQYEAAQHGEVFGVTAENVKVDWAKTQEFKNGVVKRMTTGVTSLMKGNKIEVFSGEAMFISANEARLFNEHESPRYKFNNCIIATGSRPIELKPFPFGGRILSSTEALELPEIPKSMIVIGGGYIGAELGQMYSKFGTKVTIIEGLDTVLPGFDKDMTRLVAKNMAKTGIEIVTNAKAESAVQNDKEVTVKYSVGGESKEVTADYLLVTVGRRPNTDGELGLDLIGIELDERGLIKVDHQGRTNIPNIYAIGDIVPGLALAHKASYEGKVAAEAISGHKSVVDYKVIPAVVFTDPECSSVGLTEKEAKDKGYTVKSGKFPFAGNGRAVSLNSPEGFIKIVANSENNLVLGAQIVGIEASNLIAELGLAIEMGATLEDIALTIHAHPTLGEIVMEAAELVEGHPIHVVK, from the coding sequence ATGGTAGTCGGAGACGCTTCAATCGAAATCGACACATTGGTTATTGGTGCAGGTCCCGGCGGGTATGTGGCGGCAATCCGTGCCGCCCAGCTCGGCCAAAAGGTCCTGATCGTGGACAAATCGGAACTCGGCGGCGTATGTTTGAACCGCGGCTGTATCCCTTCCAAGGCGCTGATCTCAGCAGCACATCAGTATGAAGCAGCACAGCACGGTGAGGTTTTCGGGGTTACTGCCGAGAACGTCAAAGTAGACTGGGCGAAAACGCAGGAATTCAAAAACGGCGTGGTCAAAAGAATGACCACCGGCGTAACCAGCCTGATGAAAGGCAACAAAATTGAGGTGTTCAGCGGTGAAGCCATGTTTATCAGCGCAAACGAAGCCCGTTTGTTCAATGAGCATGAGTCCCCGCGCTACAAGTTCAACAACTGCATCATCGCTACAGGTTCGCGCCCGATTGAGCTGAAGCCTTTCCCGTTCGGCGGACGTATTCTGTCTTCAACCGAAGCGCTTGAGCTGCCGGAAATTCCGAAGAGCATGATCGTGATCGGCGGCGGTTATATCGGTGCAGAGCTTGGTCAAATGTACTCGAAGTTCGGCACTAAGGTAACTATCATTGAAGGTCTGGATACCGTTCTGCCAGGCTTTGATAAGGATATGACCCGTCTGGTTGCCAAAAACATGGCAAAAACAGGCATCGAGATCGTAACCAATGCCAAAGCTGAAAGTGCGGTTCAGAACGACAAGGAAGTTACTGTGAAGTACTCCGTAGGCGGAGAGTCCAAAGAAGTTACTGCAGATTACCTGCTGGTTACGGTTGGCCGCCGTCCGAACACGGATGGAGAACTGGGTCTGGATCTGATCGGCATTGAACTGGACGAACGCGGACTGATCAAGGTTGACCATCAGGGCCGTACCAACATCCCTAACATTTATGCGATCGGCGATATTGTTCCAGGTCTGGCTCTGGCGCACAAAGCCTCCTACGAAGGCAAAGTTGCTGCAGAAGCCATCTCCGGACACAAATCCGTAGTGGACTACAAAGTAATCCCGGCTGTCGTGTTCACAGATCCTGAATGCTCCAGCGTAGGCCTGACTGAGAAAGAAGCGAAGGACAAAGGCTACACCGTAAAGAGCGGCAAGTTCCCGTTCGCAGGCAACGGCCGTGCGGTATCCCTGAACAGTCCGGAAGGCTTCATCAAGATTGTGGCTAACAGCGAGAACAACCTTGTACTCGGCGCGCAAATCGTCGGTATTGAAGCATCCAACCTGATTGCTGAGCTGGGACTGGCGATTGAAATGGGCGCTACGCTCGAAGATATCGCATTGACCATCCACGCGCATCCGACCCTTGGCGAAATCGTTATGGAAGCCGCTGAACTGGTAGAAGGCCACCCGATTCACGTCGTGAAATAA
- a CDS encoding 2-oxo acid dehydrogenase subunit E2 — translation MAKFEYRFPELGEGLHEGEIIKMHIKAGDKVTDDDIVMEVQNDKAVVEVPCPVNGTVLEVFTKDGQVCRVGEVVAIIDAEGDIPEQEGGHAEAQSTQEADAAKGGADTTSSPATSSPANFEYKFPELGEGLHEGEIIKMHIKAGDKITDDDIIMEVQNDKAVVEVPSPVNGTVLEVFAKDGQVCRVGEVVAIIAAEGDVPQQEGGHAEAPAAQTAAPAAAAAPAAAPAPNRDVLATPSVRKFARDQSVDISKVNGTGKNGKITHEDVEAFLKGGAAAPAAAPAAAASAPAAPAAEAPKAKAPAAAAASGNVSLEEERVPFKGIRKAIANAMVKSAYTAPHVTIMDEVDVTELVAFRARMKPVAEKKGVKVTYLPFIVKALVAASRQFPALNATIDEAANEIVYKKYYNIGIATDTDNGLIVPVIKDADRKSIWMIASAITDLALRGRDGKLAPNEMKGSTISITNIGSAGGMFFTPIINFPEVAILGTGRITEKPVVKNGEIVAAPVMALSLSFDHRIIDGATAQNFMNYIKTLLANPDMLVMEV, via the coding sequence GTGGCAAAATTTGAGTACCGGTTCCCTGAGCTGGGCGAAGGTTTGCATGAAGGCGAAATTATCAAAATGCATATCAAAGCCGGCGACAAAGTAACCGATGACGATATCGTAATGGAAGTACAGAATGACAAGGCTGTAGTGGAAGTTCCTTGTCCGGTCAACGGCACAGTCCTGGAAGTGTTCACCAAAGACGGCCAAGTCTGCCGCGTAGGCGAAGTGGTAGCCATCATTGATGCTGAAGGCGATATTCCTGAGCAGGAAGGCGGCCATGCTGAAGCCCAGTCCACTCAAGAAGCGGATGCAGCCAAAGGCGGAGCAGACACTACTTCTTCTCCAGCTACAAGCAGCCCGGCGAATTTTGAATATAAGTTCCCTGAGCTTGGTGAAGGTCTGCATGAAGGCGAAATTATCAAGATGCATATCAAAGCAGGGGACAAAATTACCGACGATGATATCATCATGGAAGTGCAGAATGACAAGGCAGTAGTGGAAGTTCCTTCCCCGGTCAACGGCACGGTGCTGGAAGTATTCGCCAAGGACGGTCAGGTCTGCCGTGTAGGCGAAGTGGTAGCCATCATTGCCGCAGAAGGCGATGTGCCACAGCAGGAAGGCGGCCATGCTGAAGCTCCTGCTGCCCAGACAGCAGCTCCGGCAGCAGCGGCAGCACCAGCAGCGGCTCCAGCGCCTAACCGTGATGTGCTGGCTACGCCAAGTGTACGCAAGTTTGCCCGTGATCAAAGCGTTGACATCTCCAAGGTGAACGGCACCGGCAAAAACGGCAAGATTACCCATGAAGATGTGGAAGCCTTCCTGAAGGGCGGTGCTGCAGCGCCAGCGGCGGCTCCGGCAGCAGCGGCTTCTGCTCCGGCAGCACCGGCAGCTGAAGCTCCAAAAGCCAAGGCACCAGCGGCAGCAGCAGCTTCCGGCAACGTTAGCCTGGAAGAAGAACGGGTTCCGTTCAAAGGCATCCGCAAAGCAATTGCCAACGCCATGGTTAAATCGGCATACACTGCACCTCATGTTACCATCATGGACGAAGTGGATGTTACCGAGCTGGTAGCTTTCCGTGCCCGCATGAAGCCAGTTGCCGAGAAGAAAGGCGTGAAGGTTACTTACCTTCCGTTCATCGTGAAGGCACTTGTTGCAGCTTCCCGTCAGTTCCCTGCGCTTAACGCCACTATTGACGAAGCGGCCAATGAAATTGTCTACAAGAAATACTACAACATCGGTATCGCAACTGATACAGACAACGGCCTGATCGTGCCTGTAATCAAAGACGCTGACCGCAAGAGCATCTGGATGATCGCTAGCGCGATTACGGATCTGGCTCTGCGCGGACGTGACGGCAAGCTCGCACCGAACGAGATGAAAGGCAGCACGATTTCGATCACTAACATCGGTTCTGCCGGCGGTATGTTCTTCACTCCGATCATCAACTTCCCTGAAGTGGCGATCCTGGGTACCGGACGCATCACCGAGAAGCCGGTTGTTAAGAATGGCGAGATCGTAGCAGCTCCTGTAATGGCACTGTCCTTGAGCTTTGACCACCGGATCATCGATGGCGCAACAGCACAGAACTTTATGAATTACATTAAGACCCTGCTTGCAAATCCTGATATGTTAGTTATGGAGGTGTAA
- a CDS encoding low molecular weight protein-tyrosine-phosphatase has translation MVNVLFVCLGNICRSPMAEAVLRHKILKLGLSEQIAVDSAGTGDWHVGKGPHEGTRRILDQQGISYENMKARLVSSDDFRDFDYMICMDKSNGENVRKIPGGRNADLLFFMDLLPEEELREVPDPYFTGNFEEVYRLISAGCDVLLNRIIKEKL, from the coding sequence ATCGTTAACGTGCTGTTTGTATGTCTGGGCAATATTTGCCGCTCGCCGATGGCTGAGGCTGTTCTTCGCCATAAGATCCTGAAGCTGGGATTGTCAGAACAAATCGCTGTAGATTCAGCGGGTACCGGGGACTGGCATGTCGGCAAAGGGCCGCATGAAGGAACCCGGCGTATTCTTGATCAGCAGGGAATCAGCTACGAGAATATGAAGGCGCGTCTTGTGAGCAGTGATGATTTCAGGGACTTTGATTATATGATCTGTATGGACAAGTCCAACGGAGAGAATGTGCGCAAAATTCCCGGCGGCCGGAACGCGGACCTGCTGTTTTTCATGGACCTGTTGCCTGAGGAGGAGCTGAGGGAAGTGCCTGACCCTTATTTTACCGGGAATTTCGAGGAAGTCTACCGGCTGATCTCTGCCGGCTGTGATGTGCTGCTGAATCGGATCATTAAGGAAAAGCTCTAG